One window of Tenacibaculum maritimum NCIMB 2154 genomic DNA carries:
- a CDS encoding tetratricopeptide repeat protein, protein MKKQILTLSLGFMSIGLMAQKSELKTADKSIRNKDFAGAITVIESLKSSIGEADAKYQAKYYYLRGKAFAGKKDYKEAAKAFNDLMAFEKKSGKAKYTKEAAPMLNEMIQEVSQKAIGLYNNDKDYKNAAENFYLTYLLSPTDTAFAFNAAISASQAKDYDKALEYYKELKEKGYTGIAVEYLATNKVTGKVENLGSKTQRDLMVKTGQYIKPENKTTESKHATIVKNIALILKEQGKTDEAIAALVEARKANPKDLNLLLNEADMYIQLKQMDKFGKLMEEAVKMDPNNPTLYYNLGVTNYNQGRVKEAKDYYKKAIELNPEYSDAYMNLAVATLEKDKAIVEEMNKNLSNFKKYDALALQQKEVYKEALPYLEKADSLKRSIDTVKTLMNLYEVLEVSDKAKKYREIYQSMK, encoded by the coding sequence ATGAAAAAACAAATCTTAACACTTTCTTTAGGATTCATGTCAATAGGATTGATGGCGCAGAAATCAGAGTTGAAAACAGCTGATAAATCAATAAGAAATAAAGATTTTGCAGGAGCTATTACAGTAATTGAGTCATTAAAAAGTTCAATAGGTGAGGCAGATGCTAAGTACCAAGCAAAGTATTACTATTTAAGAGGTAAAGCTTTTGCAGGAAAAAAAGATTATAAAGAAGCAGCTAAAGCATTTAATGATTTAATGGCTTTCGAAAAAAAATCAGGAAAAGCAAAATATACTAAGGAAGCAGCTCCTATGTTGAACGAGATGATTCAAGAAGTTTCTCAAAAAGCAATAGGACTGTATAATAACGATAAGGATTATAAAAATGCTGCTGAGAATTTTTATTTAACCTACTTACTAAGTCCAACAGACACAGCTTTTGCTTTCAATGCTGCTATTTCTGCATCGCAAGCAAAAGATTATGATAAAGCTTTAGAATATTATAAAGAGTTAAAAGAAAAAGGATATACGGGGATTGCTGTTGAGTATTTAGCAACTAATAAAGTGACAGGAAAGGTTGAAAATTTAGGTTCTAAGACGCAAAGAGATTTAATGGTAAAAACTGGTCAATATATAAAGCCAGAAAATAAAACTACTGAATCTAAGCATGCAACAATCGTAAAAAATATTGCTTTAATTTTAAAAGAACAAGGAAAAACAGATGAAGCAATAGCAGCATTGGTTGAAGCTCGTAAAGCAAATCCTAAAGATTTAAACTTATTATTAAACGAGGCTGATATGTATATTCAGTTAAAACAAATGGATAAGTTTGGAAAATTAATGGAAGAAGCTGTAAAAATGGATCCAAATAATCCTACTTTATATTATAACTTGGGAGTTACTAACTATAACCAAGGTAGAGTAAAGGAAGCAAAGGATTATTATAAGAAAGCGATTGAATTAAACCCTGAGTATTCAGATGCTTATATGAATTTAGCAGTGGCTACTTTAGAAAAAGACAAAGCTATTGTTGAAGAAATGAATAAAAACTTATCAAATTTTAAGAAGTACGATGCGTTGGCATTACAACAAAAAGAGGTATATAAAGAAGCTTTGCCGTATTTAGAAAAAGCAGATAGTTTAAAGAGAAGTATTGATACGGTAAAAACATTGATGAATTTATATGAAGTTTTAGAGGTTTCAGATAAGGCTAAAAAATATAGAGAAATCTACCAGTCAATGAAATAA
- a CDS encoding C40 family peptidase: protein MRYGICNLSIVPLRIAPTDTSEMVSQVLFGEHFKIIEQEDKWSKICLAFDNYEGYIDRKQYEEITEEVFNTLSDNKQYYSGELIDFITDNNNHLTTIPIGATLPFFNGSNFKINKHIFSYDGKSLSEKLPKSAIIEKAFLFLNTPYLWGGKTPFGIDCSGFTQTVYKLCGYYLLRDAKQQAAQGNVLSFIEESEPGDLAFFDNDEGIITHVGIIMSDYNIIHAHGKVRIDKLDHSGIYNIDTHKHTHKLRVIKKIIP from the coding sequence ATGCGCTACGGCATTTGTAATTTAAGTATTGTTCCACTTCGTATAGCACCTACTGATACTTCAGAAATGGTTAGTCAAGTACTATTTGGCGAGCACTTTAAAATTATAGAGCAAGAAGACAAATGGAGTAAAATTTGTTTAGCTTTTGATAATTACGAAGGCTATATTGATCGTAAACAATACGAAGAAATTACAGAGGAAGTTTTCAATACTTTATCTGATAACAAGCAATACTATTCTGGTGAATTAATCGATTTTATTACAGATAACAACAACCATTTAACCACGATACCTATTGGAGCAACCCTTCCTTTCTTTAATGGAAGTAATTTCAAAATAAACAAACATATTTTTTCATATGATGGAAAGAGTTTATCTGAAAAACTCCCCAAATCAGCTATCATTGAAAAGGCTTTCTTGTTTTTAAATACTCCTTATTTATGGGGAGGAAAAACCCCGTTTGGCATCGATTGTTCTGGTTTTACACAAACCGTTTATAAACTTTGCGGCTACTATTTACTTCGTGATGCCAAACAGCAAGCAGCTCAAGGAAATGTACTAAGTTTTATAGAAGAAAGTGAACCTGGTGATTTAGCTTTTTTTGACAATGACGAAGGTATTATTACTCATGTAGGAATTATTATGAGCGATTATAACATCATTCATGCACATGGTAAAGTGCGTATTGACAAACTAGATCATAGTGGTATTTATAATATAGATACCCATAAACACACTCATAAGCTCCGAGTCATAAAAAAAATAATACCCTAA
- the gyrA gene encoding DNA gyrase subunit A has protein sequence MADGEKLIPINIEEQMKSAYIDYSMSVIVSRALPDVRDGLKPVHRRVLFGMHELGIKATGAYKKSARVVGEVLGKYHPHGDTSVYDSMVRMAQDWSVRYMMVDGQGNFGSVDGDSPAAMRYTEVRMQKISEEMLADIEKETVDHKLNFDDTLQEPTVLPTRIPNLLVNGASGIAVGMATNMAPHNLTEVVNGTIAYIENRDIEIDELMQHVKAPDFPTGGIIYGYDGVRDAFHTGRGRIVMRAKATIEEVKGRECIVVTEIPYQVNKAEMIKKTAELVNDKKIEGIANIRDESDRKGMRIVYILKRDAIPNIVLNKLFKYTQLQTSFSVNNIALVNGRPEQLNLKELIHHFVEHRHEVIVRRTEFELKKAEARAHILEGLIIASDNIDEVIAIIRGSKNADEAREKLVERFELTEIQARAIVEMRLRQLTGLEQDKLRAEYDEIMETITDLKDILANEPRRYQIITDELVHIRDKYGDERRSEIHYAGGDMRIEDMIPDSKVVVTISNAGYLKRTNLDEYKVQNRGGRGQKGVATRNEDFLEHLFVGTNHQYMMFFTQKGKVFWMRVYEIPEGGKNAKGRAIQNLINIEQDDKVKAFLVTQDLKDEAYVNSHYVIMATKRGQVKKTPLEQYSRPRTNGINAITIKEDDELLEAKLTTGDSQVMLALKSGKAIRFEEAKTRPMGRTASGVRGITLQHDEDEVIGMVAVNDMESNILVVSEKGYGKRSKLEDYRITNRGGKGVKTLNISEKTGELVAIKNVDDSNDLMIINKSGLTIRLAVEDLRVMGRATQGVRLINIKKTDSIAAVAKVMHEEEDEENGIEIENNSNELT, from the coding sequence ATGGCAGACGGAGAGAAGTTGATTCCGATTAACATTGAGGAACAAATGAAATCTGCGTACATCGATTATTCGATGTCGGTAATTGTATCGAGGGCACTACCAGATGTAAGGGATGGTTTAAAACCTGTACATAGAAGAGTTTTATTCGGAATGCATGAATTAGGAATTAAAGCAACAGGAGCATATAAAAAATCAGCAAGAGTTGTAGGAGAAGTATTAGGTAAGTATCATCCCCATGGAGATACATCTGTATATGATTCTATGGTACGTATGGCACAAGATTGGAGTGTTCGCTATATGATGGTTGATGGACAAGGAAACTTTGGTTCTGTTGATGGTGATAGTCCTGCAGCGATGCGTTATACTGAGGTAAGAATGCAAAAGATCTCAGAGGAAATGTTAGCTGATATAGAAAAAGAAACAGTAGATCATAAGTTAAATTTTGATGATACTTTACAGGAGCCTACTGTATTACCAACACGTATTCCTAACTTGCTAGTAAATGGCGCTTCAGGAATTGCTGTGGGAATGGCAACAAATATGGCACCTCATAATTTAACAGAGGTAGTGAATGGAACGATAGCTTATATAGAAAATAGAGATATCGAAATAGACGAGTTGATGCAGCATGTTAAAGCTCCTGATTTTCCTACCGGTGGAATTATTTATGGGTATGATGGAGTACGTGATGCATTTCATACAGGTCGTGGCCGTATAGTAATGCGTGCCAAAGCTACTATTGAAGAGGTAAAAGGACGTGAGTGTATTGTGGTAACTGAAATTCCTTATCAAGTTAATAAAGCAGAGATGATTAAAAAGACTGCCGAATTAGTGAATGATAAAAAAATAGAAGGAATAGCTAATATTCGCGATGAGTCGGATAGAAAAGGAATGCGTATTGTTTACATATTAAAGCGAGATGCTATTCCTAATATTGTTTTAAATAAATTATTTAAATATACACAGCTTCAAACATCATTTAGTGTTAATAATATTGCACTGGTAAATGGGCGTCCAGAGCAGTTAAATTTAAAAGAATTAATTCATCATTTCGTAGAGCATCGCCATGAAGTAATAGTGCGTAGAACAGAATTTGAACTAAAGAAAGCAGAAGCAAGAGCTCATATTTTAGAAGGACTAATTATTGCTTCAGATAATATTGATGAAGTAATAGCAATTATCCGTGGATCAAAGAATGCAGATGAAGCACGTGAAAAATTAGTAGAACGTTTTGAATTGACCGAAATACAAGCAAGAGCTATTGTTGAAATGCGTTTGCGTCAGTTGACAGGACTGGAACAAGATAAACTACGTGCTGAGTATGATGAAATCATGGAAACGATTACTGATTTAAAGGATATTCTAGCAAATGAACCTAGACGTTATCAAATTATCACAGATGAATTAGTACACATTAGAGATAAATATGGTGACGAGCGCCGCTCTGAAATCCACTATGCGGGAGGAGATATGCGTATTGAAGATATGATACCAGATTCTAAGGTGGTGGTAACTATTTCTAATGCAGGGTATTTAAAACGTACGAATCTTGATGAATATAAAGTTCAAAATAGAGGAGGACGTGGACAAAAAGGAGTTGCTACAAGAAATGAAGATTTCTTAGAACATTTATTTGTTGGAACGAATCATCAATATATGATGTTCTTTACCCAAAAAGGAAAAGTATTTTGGATGCGCGTATATGAAATTCCAGAAGGAGGAAAGAATGCGAAAGGAAGGGCTATTCAAAACTTAATAAATATTGAGCAAGATGATAAGGTAAAAGCATTTTTGGTAACTCAAGATTTAAAGGATGAAGCTTATGTGAATAGCCATTATGTGATTATGGCGACAAAGAGAGGTCAGGTAAAGAAAACACCTTTAGAGCAATATTCTAGACCAAGAACTAATGGTATTAACGCAATAACGATAAAGGAGGATGATGAATTGCTTGAAGCAAAACTAACTACAGGAGATAGCCAAGTAATGTTAGCTTTAAAATCAGGAAAAGCTATCCGTTTTGAAGAAGCTAAAACTAGGCCGATGGGAAGGACTGCTTCTGGTGTAAGAGGAATAACATTACAACATGATGAAGATGAAGTAATTGGTATGGTTGCTGTAAATGATATGGAAAGTAATATTCTTGTTGTTTCAGAAAAAGGATATGGAAAACGCTCTAAACTAGAAGATTATAGAATAACGAATAGGGGAGGGAAAGGTGTTAAAACACTAAATATTTCAGAAAAGACAGGAGAGCTAGTAGCAATCAAAAATGTTGATGATTCTAATGATCTAATGATTATTAATAAATCAGGTTTAACTATAAGGTTAGCAGTAGAGGATTTACGTGTTATGGGACGTGCAACTCAAGGAGTGCGTTTGATTAATATTAAAAAAACTGATAGTATTGCTGCAGTAGCTAAAGTAATGCATGAAGAAGAGGATGAGGAAAATGGCATAGAAATTGAAAATAATTCAAATGAATTAACATAA